One window of Nymphaea colorata isolate Beijing-Zhang1983 chromosome 1, ASM883128v2, whole genome shotgun sequence genomic DNA carries:
- the LOC116245631 gene encoding probable cellulose synthase A catalytic subunit 8 [UDP-forming] isoform X2, translating into MDAAKGLGSRGGKDEEAEYGPDGGEPGMKHPKHLSGQVCQICGDDVGLTLDGEPFVACSICAFPVCRPCYEYERKDGNQSCPQCKTRYKRHKGSPHVRGDAGERDDVDEVASDFNYPSGNENRRQKIAEAMQSWQTSYGRGAEAGRVYDRQEGSPSQIPRLTSGPAMVVQLSGELPAASPDHHTMASPPGGSGATKRVYPLPYTDPASLNTSREFGSQSFGNVAWKERVESWQKKQDKNVVHNVTTGTTTASEGKAGDIDACTDVNMDDPLLNDEARQPLSRKVSIPSSRINPYRMVIALRLVILAFFLHYRITNPVRNAYPLWLVSVICEIWFAISWILDQFPKWFPVNRETYLDRLALRYDREGEPSQLAAVDIFVSTVDPLKEPPLVTANTVLSILAVDYPVDKVSCYVSDDGAAMLTFEALSETSEFARKWVPFCKKYNIEPRAPEWYFAQKIDYLKDKVQTSFVKDRRAMKREYEEFKVRINGLVAKAQKVPDEGWVMQDGTPWPGNNTRDHPGMIQVFLGHSGGLDTEGNELPRLVYVSREKRPGFQHHKKAGAMNALVRVSAVLTNGSYLLNLDCDHYINNSKALREAMCFLMDPNLGKSVCYVQFPQRFDGIDRHDRYANRNTVFFDINLRGLDGIQGPVYVGTGCVFNRTALYGYEPPLKPKNKKMAFLSSLCGGSRKKSSKSSKRHSDKKKSNKHVDATVPIFNLEDIEEGVEGFDDEKSLLMSQMSLEKRFGQSAVFVASTLMENGGVPQSATPESLLKEAIHVISCGYEDKTEWGTEIGWIYGSVTEDILTGFKMHARGWKSIYCMPVRPAFKGSAPINLSDRLNQVLRWALGSVEILFSRHCPIWYGYEGRLKFLERFAYINTTIYPITSIPLLAYCTLPAVCLLTGKFIIPQISTFASIWFIALFLSIFATGILEMRWSGVGIEEWWRNEQFWVIGGVSAHLFAVFQGLLKVLAGIDTNFTVTSKASDEDGDFAELYMFKWTTLLIPPTTLLIINLVGVVAGISYAINSGYQSWGPLFGKLFFAFWVIVHLYPFLKGLMGRQNRTPTIVIVWSVLLASIFSLLWVRIDPFTTRVTGPNTQQCGINC; encoded by the exons ATGGATGCTGCCAAGGGTCTCGGATCTCGCGGGGGTAAAGACGAGGAGGCGGAGTATGGTCCTGACGGAGGTGAACCTGGG ATGAAGCACCCAAAACATCTGAGTGGTCAAGTGTGCCAGATCTGTGGTGATGATGTCGGTTTGACCCTTGATGGCGAACCCTTTGTCGCCTGTAGCATTTGTGCATTTCCTGTGTGCAGACCTTGCTATGAGTACGAGAGAAAGGATGGGAATCAATCCTGCCCTCAATGCAAGACCAGATACAAAAGGCATAAAG GGAGTCCTCATGTTCGTGGTGATGCAGGAGAGAGGGACGATGTTGACGAGGTGGCTAGTGACTTCAATTATCCATCTGGTAATGAAAATCGGAGGCAAAAGATTGCTGAGGCAATGCAGAGTTGGCAGACAAGCTATGGGCGTGGGGCAGAAGCAGGACGTGTTTACGACAGACAAGAGGGCTCTCCAAGCCAGATTCCTAGACTGACCAGCGGTCCGGCG ATGGTTGTCCAGCTTTCTGGGGAATTGCCTGCAGCATCACCTGACCATCACACCATGGCATCTCCACCTGGTGGTAGTGGTGCAACAAAGCGTGTATATCCACTTCCTTATACAGATCCAG CGAGTCTCAACACCTCAAGGGAGTTTGGTTCGCAGAGTTTCGGCAATGTTGCATGGAAAGAGAGGGTTGAAAGTTGGCAAAAGAAGCAGGATAAGAATGTGGTGCATAATGTAACAACCGGAACAACTACTGCTTCCGAAGGAAAAGCTGGAGATATTGATGCTTGTACTGATGTTAACATGGATGACCCCCTATT GAATGACGAAGCTCGGCAACCACTTTCAAGGAAGGTATCTATTCCTTCGTCAAGGATAAATCCTTACCGGATGGTTATTGCTCTTCGGCTTGTTATCCTTGCTTTTTTCTTACATTACCGTATAACAAATCCAGTAAGAAATGCCTATCCTTTGTGGCTTGTATCTGTGATATGTGAGATATGGTTTGCCATATCCTGGATACTGGATCAGTTCCCAAAATGGTTCCCAGTAAACCGTGAGACATATCTTGATCGGCTTGCACTGAG GTATGACAGAGAAGGAGAGCCTTCTCAATTGGCTGCTGTGGACATTTTTGTGAGTACAGTTGACCCTTTAAAGGAGCCCCCACTGGTGACAGCCAATACGGTGCTGTCAATTCTTGCAGTTGACTATCCCGTTGACAAGGTCTCATGCTATGTTTCTGATGATGGTGCTGCTATGTTGACATTCGAAGCTCTTTCTGAAACTTCAGAATTTGCTCGAAAATGGGTTCCTTTCTGCAAGAAGTACAACATCGAACCCCGTGCTCCAGAATGGTATTTTGCTCAGAAGATAGACTACCTAAAAGACAAAGTTCAAACTTCATTTGTCAAGGATCGAAGGGCCATGAAG AGAGAATACGAAGAGTTTAAAGTCCGTATCAATGGTCTGGTAGCCAAAGCACAGAAAGTTCCTGATGAGGGATGGGTTATGCAAGATGGCACTCCATGGCCAGGAAATAACACCAGAGATCATCCAGGGATGATTCAG GTTTTCTTGGGCCACAGTGGAGGCCTTGACACTGAAGGCAATGAGCTTCCTCGTCTAGTCTATGTGTCTCGTGAGAAGCGGCCAGGTTTCCAGCACCACAAGAAGGCTGGTGCTATGAACGCCCTT GTCCGAGTCTCAGCTGTTCTTACAAATGGATCTTACCTGCTGAATCTTGATTGTGATCACTACATAAACAACAGCAAAGCCTTGCGAGAAGCAATGTGTTTCTTAATGGATCCAAACCTTGGGAAATCAGTTTGCTATGTGCAGTTCCCTCAGAGATTTGATGGTATTGATAGGCATGATAGATATGCAAATCGCAATACTGTGTTCTTTGAT ATCAACTTGAGAGGTTTGGATGGTATTCAAGGCCCTGTTTATGTTGGTACTGGATGTGTCTTCAACAGAACAGCATTGTATGGTTATGAACCTCCCTTAAAgccaaagaacaaaaaaatggcCTTTCTATCAAGCTTGTGTGGTGGATCACGaaagaaatcttcaaaatcaagtAAAAGGCATTCtgacaagaaaaaatcaaacaagCATGTTGATGCAACAGTGCCTATCTTCAATCTTGAGGATATAGAAGAAGGAGTTGAAG GGTTTGATGATGAGAAATCGCTGCTCATGTCCCAGATGAGCTTGGAGAAAAGATTTGGCCAGTCAGCTGTCTTTGTTGCTTCCACGTTGATGGAAAATGGTGGTGTACCACAGTCTGCAACGCCTGAATCCCTTCTCAAAGAAGCTATTCATGTCATAAGCTGTGGTTATGAAGACAAGACAGAATGGGGAACTGAG ATTGGATGGATCTATGGGTCTGTGACTGAGGATATCCTTACAGGATTCAAGATGCATGCCCGAGGTTGGAAATCAATCTATTGCATGCCTGTACGTCCAGCTTTCAAGGGTTCTGCTCCCATTAATCTTTCAGATCGTCTCAACCAAGTGCTGCGGTGGGCTTTGGGTTCAGTGGAAATTCTTTTCAGTCGCCATTGCCCTATTTGGTATGGATATGAAGGAAGACTAAAATTTCTGGAGAGATTTGCATATATCAACACTACAATCTATCCTATTACCTCTATTCCTCTTCTTGCATATTGTACTTTACCGGCAGTATGCCTCCTGACTGGAAAGTTCATTATTCCGCAG ATTAGCACTTTTGCGAGTATTTGGTTCATTgcccttttcctttctatttttgCAACTGGTATACTCGAAATGCGCTGGAGTGGTGTAGGGATAGAAGAATGGTGGAGAAATGAACAGTTCTGGGTCATTGGAGGTGTGTCGGCACATCTCTTTGCTGTGTTTCAGGGGTTGCTGAAGGTGCTTGCTGGAATAGATACCAACTTCACTGTTACTTCAAAGGCTTCGGATGAAGATGGTGATTTTGCCGAGCTCTACATGTTCAAGTGGACCACCCTTCTGATTCCTCCAACGACCCTTCTCATAATCAACCTTGTTGGTGTTGTCGCTGGTATATCCTATGCAATCAATAGCGGCTACCAGTCATGGGGTCCGCTTTTTGGGAAGCTTTTCTTTGCATTTTGGGTGATTGTTCACCTCTACCCCTTCCTCAAGGGTTTGATGGGGCGGCAAAACCGTACACCAACAATTGTCATCGTTTGGTCTGTTCTCCTTGCATCCATTTTCTCCCTGCTGTGGGTTCGGATTGACCCATTCACAACCAGGGTGACAGGGCCAAACACACAACAATGTGGAATAAACTGCTAG
- the LOC116245631 gene encoding probable cellulose synthase A catalytic subunit 8 [UDP-forming] isoform X3: MDAAKGLGSRGGKDEEAEYGPDGGEPGMKHPKHLSGQVCQICGDDVGLTLDGEPFVACSICAFPVCRPCYEYERKDGNQSCPQCKTRYKRHKGSPHVRGDAGERDDVDEVASDFNYPSGNENRRQKIAEAMQSWQTSYGRGAEAGRVYDRQEGSPSQIPRLTSGPALSGELPAASPDHHTMASPPGGSGATKRVYPLPYTDPASLNTSREFGSQSFGNVAWKERVESWQKKQDKNVVHNVTTGTTTASEGKAGDIDACTDVNMDDPLLNDEARQPLSRKVSIPSSRINPYRMVIALRLVILAFFLHYRITNPVRNAYPLWLVSVICEIWFAISWILDQFPKWFPVNRETYLDRLALRYDREGEPSQLAAVDIFVSTVDPLKEPPLVTANTVLSILAVDYPVDKVSCYVSDDGAAMLTFEALSETSEFARKWVPFCKKYNIEPRAPEWYFAQKIDYLKDKVQTSFVKDRRAMKREYEEFKVRINGLVAKAQKVPDEGWVMQDGTPWPGNNTRDHPGMIQVFLGHSGGLDTEGNELPRLVYVSREKRPGFQHHKKAGAMNALVRVSAVLTNGSYLLNLDCDHYINNSKALREAMCFLMDPNLGKSVCYVQFPQRFDGIDRHDRYANRNTVFFDINLRGLDGIQGPVYVGTGCVFNRTALYGYEPPLKPKNKKMAFLSSLCGGSRKKSSKSSKRHSDKKKSNKHVDATVPIFNLEDIEEGVEGSGFDDEKSLLMSQMSLEKRFGQSAVFVASTLMENGGVPQSATPESLLKEAIHVISCGYEDKTEWGTEIGWIYGSVTEDILTGFKMHARGWKSIYCMPVRPAFKGSAPINLSDRLNQVLRWALGSVEILFSRHCPIWYGYEGRLKFLERFAYINTTIYPITSIPLLAYCTLPAVCLLTGKFIIPQISTFASIWFIALFLSIFATGILEMRWSGVGIEEWWRNEQFWVIGGVSAHLFAVFQGLLKVLAGIDTNFTVTSKASDEDGDFAELYMFKWTTLLIPPTTLLIINLVGVVAGISYAINSGYQSWGPLFGKLFFAFWVIVHLYPFLKGLMGRQNRTPTIVIVWSVLLASIFSLLWVRIDPFTTRVTGPNTQQCGINC, encoded by the exons ATGGATGCTGCCAAGGGTCTCGGATCTCGCGGGGGTAAAGACGAGGAGGCGGAGTATGGTCCTGACGGAGGTGAACCTGGG ATGAAGCACCCAAAACATCTGAGTGGTCAAGTGTGCCAGATCTGTGGTGATGATGTCGGTTTGACCCTTGATGGCGAACCCTTTGTCGCCTGTAGCATTTGTGCATTTCCTGTGTGCAGACCTTGCTATGAGTACGAGAGAAAGGATGGGAATCAATCCTGCCCTCAATGCAAGACCAGATACAAAAGGCATAAAG GGAGTCCTCATGTTCGTGGTGATGCAGGAGAGAGGGACGATGTTGACGAGGTGGCTAGTGACTTCAATTATCCATCTGGTAATGAAAATCGGAGGCAAAAGATTGCTGAGGCAATGCAGAGTTGGCAGACAAGCTATGGGCGTGGGGCAGAAGCAGGACGTGTTTACGACAGACAAGAGGGCTCTCCAAGCCAGATTCCTAGACTGACCAGCGGTCCGGCG CTTTCTGGGGAATTGCCTGCAGCATCACCTGACCATCACACCATGGCATCTCCACCTGGTGGTAGTGGTGCAACAAAGCGTGTATATCCACTTCCTTATACAGATCCAG CGAGTCTCAACACCTCAAGGGAGTTTGGTTCGCAGAGTTTCGGCAATGTTGCATGGAAAGAGAGGGTTGAAAGTTGGCAAAAGAAGCAGGATAAGAATGTGGTGCATAATGTAACAACCGGAACAACTACTGCTTCCGAAGGAAAAGCTGGAGATATTGATGCTTGTACTGATGTTAACATGGATGACCCCCTATT GAATGACGAAGCTCGGCAACCACTTTCAAGGAAGGTATCTATTCCTTCGTCAAGGATAAATCCTTACCGGATGGTTATTGCTCTTCGGCTTGTTATCCTTGCTTTTTTCTTACATTACCGTATAACAAATCCAGTAAGAAATGCCTATCCTTTGTGGCTTGTATCTGTGATATGTGAGATATGGTTTGCCATATCCTGGATACTGGATCAGTTCCCAAAATGGTTCCCAGTAAACCGTGAGACATATCTTGATCGGCTTGCACTGAG GTATGACAGAGAAGGAGAGCCTTCTCAATTGGCTGCTGTGGACATTTTTGTGAGTACAGTTGACCCTTTAAAGGAGCCCCCACTGGTGACAGCCAATACGGTGCTGTCAATTCTTGCAGTTGACTATCCCGTTGACAAGGTCTCATGCTATGTTTCTGATGATGGTGCTGCTATGTTGACATTCGAAGCTCTTTCTGAAACTTCAGAATTTGCTCGAAAATGGGTTCCTTTCTGCAAGAAGTACAACATCGAACCCCGTGCTCCAGAATGGTATTTTGCTCAGAAGATAGACTACCTAAAAGACAAAGTTCAAACTTCATTTGTCAAGGATCGAAGGGCCATGAAG AGAGAATACGAAGAGTTTAAAGTCCGTATCAATGGTCTGGTAGCCAAAGCACAGAAAGTTCCTGATGAGGGATGGGTTATGCAAGATGGCACTCCATGGCCAGGAAATAACACCAGAGATCATCCAGGGATGATTCAG GTTTTCTTGGGCCACAGTGGAGGCCTTGACACTGAAGGCAATGAGCTTCCTCGTCTAGTCTATGTGTCTCGTGAGAAGCGGCCAGGTTTCCAGCACCACAAGAAGGCTGGTGCTATGAACGCCCTT GTCCGAGTCTCAGCTGTTCTTACAAATGGATCTTACCTGCTGAATCTTGATTGTGATCACTACATAAACAACAGCAAAGCCTTGCGAGAAGCAATGTGTTTCTTAATGGATCCAAACCTTGGGAAATCAGTTTGCTATGTGCAGTTCCCTCAGAGATTTGATGGTATTGATAGGCATGATAGATATGCAAATCGCAATACTGTGTTCTTTGAT ATCAACTTGAGAGGTTTGGATGGTATTCAAGGCCCTGTTTATGTTGGTACTGGATGTGTCTTCAACAGAACAGCATTGTATGGTTATGAACCTCCCTTAAAgccaaagaacaaaaaaatggcCTTTCTATCAAGCTTGTGTGGTGGATCACGaaagaaatcttcaaaatcaagtAAAAGGCATTCtgacaagaaaaaatcaaacaagCATGTTGATGCAACAGTGCCTATCTTCAATCTTGAGGATATAGAAGAAGGAGTTGAAG GTTCAGGGTTTGATGATGAGAAATCGCTGCTCATGTCCCAGATGAGCTTGGAGAAAAGATTTGGCCAGTCAGCTGTCTTTGTTGCTTCCACGTTGATGGAAAATGGTGGTGTACCACAGTCTGCAACGCCTGAATCCCTTCTCAAAGAAGCTATTCATGTCATAAGCTGTGGTTATGAAGACAAGACAGAATGGGGAACTGAG ATTGGATGGATCTATGGGTCTGTGACTGAGGATATCCTTACAGGATTCAAGATGCATGCCCGAGGTTGGAAATCAATCTATTGCATGCCTGTACGTCCAGCTTTCAAGGGTTCTGCTCCCATTAATCTTTCAGATCGTCTCAACCAAGTGCTGCGGTGGGCTTTGGGTTCAGTGGAAATTCTTTTCAGTCGCCATTGCCCTATTTGGTATGGATATGAAGGAAGACTAAAATTTCTGGAGAGATTTGCATATATCAACACTACAATCTATCCTATTACCTCTATTCCTCTTCTTGCATATTGTACTTTACCGGCAGTATGCCTCCTGACTGGAAAGTTCATTATTCCGCAG ATTAGCACTTTTGCGAGTATTTGGTTCATTgcccttttcctttctatttttgCAACTGGTATACTCGAAATGCGCTGGAGTGGTGTAGGGATAGAAGAATGGTGGAGAAATGAACAGTTCTGGGTCATTGGAGGTGTGTCGGCACATCTCTTTGCTGTGTTTCAGGGGTTGCTGAAGGTGCTTGCTGGAATAGATACCAACTTCACTGTTACTTCAAAGGCTTCGGATGAAGATGGTGATTTTGCCGAGCTCTACATGTTCAAGTGGACCACCCTTCTGATTCCTCCAACGACCCTTCTCATAATCAACCTTGTTGGTGTTGTCGCTGGTATATCCTATGCAATCAATAGCGGCTACCAGTCATGGGGTCCGCTTTTTGGGAAGCTTTTCTTTGCATTTTGGGTGATTGTTCACCTCTACCCCTTCCTCAAGGGTTTGATGGGGCGGCAAAACCGTACACCAACAATTGTCATCGTTTGGTCTGTTCTCCTTGCATCCATTTTCTCCCTGCTGTGGGTTCGGATTGACCCATTCACAACCAGGGTGACAGGGCCAAACACACAACAATGTGGAATAAACTGCTAG
- the LOC116245631 gene encoding probable cellulose synthase A catalytic subunit 8 [UDP-forming] isoform X1: MDAAKGLGSRGGKDEEAEYGPDGGEPGMKHPKHLSGQVCQICGDDVGLTLDGEPFVACSICAFPVCRPCYEYERKDGNQSCPQCKTRYKRHKGSPHVRGDAGERDDVDEVASDFNYPSGNENRRQKIAEAMQSWQTSYGRGAEAGRVYDRQEGSPSQIPRLTSGPAMVVQLSGELPAASPDHHTMASPPGGSGATKRVYPLPYTDPASLNTSREFGSQSFGNVAWKERVESWQKKQDKNVVHNVTTGTTTASEGKAGDIDACTDVNMDDPLLNDEARQPLSRKVSIPSSRINPYRMVIALRLVILAFFLHYRITNPVRNAYPLWLVSVICEIWFAISWILDQFPKWFPVNRETYLDRLALRYDREGEPSQLAAVDIFVSTVDPLKEPPLVTANTVLSILAVDYPVDKVSCYVSDDGAAMLTFEALSETSEFARKWVPFCKKYNIEPRAPEWYFAQKIDYLKDKVQTSFVKDRRAMKREYEEFKVRINGLVAKAQKVPDEGWVMQDGTPWPGNNTRDHPGMIQVFLGHSGGLDTEGNELPRLVYVSREKRPGFQHHKKAGAMNALVRVSAVLTNGSYLLNLDCDHYINNSKALREAMCFLMDPNLGKSVCYVQFPQRFDGIDRHDRYANRNTVFFDINLRGLDGIQGPVYVGTGCVFNRTALYGYEPPLKPKNKKMAFLSSLCGGSRKKSSKSSKRHSDKKKSNKHVDATVPIFNLEDIEEGVEGSGFDDEKSLLMSQMSLEKRFGQSAVFVASTLMENGGVPQSATPESLLKEAIHVISCGYEDKTEWGTEIGWIYGSVTEDILTGFKMHARGWKSIYCMPVRPAFKGSAPINLSDRLNQVLRWALGSVEILFSRHCPIWYGYEGRLKFLERFAYINTTIYPITSIPLLAYCTLPAVCLLTGKFIIPQISTFASIWFIALFLSIFATGILEMRWSGVGIEEWWRNEQFWVIGGVSAHLFAVFQGLLKVLAGIDTNFTVTSKASDEDGDFAELYMFKWTTLLIPPTTLLIINLVGVVAGISYAINSGYQSWGPLFGKLFFAFWVIVHLYPFLKGLMGRQNRTPTIVIVWSVLLASIFSLLWVRIDPFTTRVTGPNTQQCGINC; the protein is encoded by the exons ATGGATGCTGCCAAGGGTCTCGGATCTCGCGGGGGTAAAGACGAGGAGGCGGAGTATGGTCCTGACGGAGGTGAACCTGGG ATGAAGCACCCAAAACATCTGAGTGGTCAAGTGTGCCAGATCTGTGGTGATGATGTCGGTTTGACCCTTGATGGCGAACCCTTTGTCGCCTGTAGCATTTGTGCATTTCCTGTGTGCAGACCTTGCTATGAGTACGAGAGAAAGGATGGGAATCAATCCTGCCCTCAATGCAAGACCAGATACAAAAGGCATAAAG GGAGTCCTCATGTTCGTGGTGATGCAGGAGAGAGGGACGATGTTGACGAGGTGGCTAGTGACTTCAATTATCCATCTGGTAATGAAAATCGGAGGCAAAAGATTGCTGAGGCAATGCAGAGTTGGCAGACAAGCTATGGGCGTGGGGCAGAAGCAGGACGTGTTTACGACAGACAAGAGGGCTCTCCAAGCCAGATTCCTAGACTGACCAGCGGTCCGGCG ATGGTTGTCCAGCTTTCTGGGGAATTGCCTGCAGCATCACCTGACCATCACACCATGGCATCTCCACCTGGTGGTAGTGGTGCAACAAAGCGTGTATATCCACTTCCTTATACAGATCCAG CGAGTCTCAACACCTCAAGGGAGTTTGGTTCGCAGAGTTTCGGCAATGTTGCATGGAAAGAGAGGGTTGAAAGTTGGCAAAAGAAGCAGGATAAGAATGTGGTGCATAATGTAACAACCGGAACAACTACTGCTTCCGAAGGAAAAGCTGGAGATATTGATGCTTGTACTGATGTTAACATGGATGACCCCCTATT GAATGACGAAGCTCGGCAACCACTTTCAAGGAAGGTATCTATTCCTTCGTCAAGGATAAATCCTTACCGGATGGTTATTGCTCTTCGGCTTGTTATCCTTGCTTTTTTCTTACATTACCGTATAACAAATCCAGTAAGAAATGCCTATCCTTTGTGGCTTGTATCTGTGATATGTGAGATATGGTTTGCCATATCCTGGATACTGGATCAGTTCCCAAAATGGTTCCCAGTAAACCGTGAGACATATCTTGATCGGCTTGCACTGAG GTATGACAGAGAAGGAGAGCCTTCTCAATTGGCTGCTGTGGACATTTTTGTGAGTACAGTTGACCCTTTAAAGGAGCCCCCACTGGTGACAGCCAATACGGTGCTGTCAATTCTTGCAGTTGACTATCCCGTTGACAAGGTCTCATGCTATGTTTCTGATGATGGTGCTGCTATGTTGACATTCGAAGCTCTTTCTGAAACTTCAGAATTTGCTCGAAAATGGGTTCCTTTCTGCAAGAAGTACAACATCGAACCCCGTGCTCCAGAATGGTATTTTGCTCAGAAGATAGACTACCTAAAAGACAAAGTTCAAACTTCATTTGTCAAGGATCGAAGGGCCATGAAG AGAGAATACGAAGAGTTTAAAGTCCGTATCAATGGTCTGGTAGCCAAAGCACAGAAAGTTCCTGATGAGGGATGGGTTATGCAAGATGGCACTCCATGGCCAGGAAATAACACCAGAGATCATCCAGGGATGATTCAG GTTTTCTTGGGCCACAGTGGAGGCCTTGACACTGAAGGCAATGAGCTTCCTCGTCTAGTCTATGTGTCTCGTGAGAAGCGGCCAGGTTTCCAGCACCACAAGAAGGCTGGTGCTATGAACGCCCTT GTCCGAGTCTCAGCTGTTCTTACAAATGGATCTTACCTGCTGAATCTTGATTGTGATCACTACATAAACAACAGCAAAGCCTTGCGAGAAGCAATGTGTTTCTTAATGGATCCAAACCTTGGGAAATCAGTTTGCTATGTGCAGTTCCCTCAGAGATTTGATGGTATTGATAGGCATGATAGATATGCAAATCGCAATACTGTGTTCTTTGAT ATCAACTTGAGAGGTTTGGATGGTATTCAAGGCCCTGTTTATGTTGGTACTGGATGTGTCTTCAACAGAACAGCATTGTATGGTTATGAACCTCCCTTAAAgccaaagaacaaaaaaatggcCTTTCTATCAAGCTTGTGTGGTGGATCACGaaagaaatcttcaaaatcaagtAAAAGGCATTCtgacaagaaaaaatcaaacaagCATGTTGATGCAACAGTGCCTATCTTCAATCTTGAGGATATAGAAGAAGGAGTTGAAG GTTCAGGGTTTGATGATGAGAAATCGCTGCTCATGTCCCAGATGAGCTTGGAGAAAAGATTTGGCCAGTCAGCTGTCTTTGTTGCTTCCACGTTGATGGAAAATGGTGGTGTACCACAGTCTGCAACGCCTGAATCCCTTCTCAAAGAAGCTATTCATGTCATAAGCTGTGGTTATGAAGACAAGACAGAATGGGGAACTGAG ATTGGATGGATCTATGGGTCTGTGACTGAGGATATCCTTACAGGATTCAAGATGCATGCCCGAGGTTGGAAATCAATCTATTGCATGCCTGTACGTCCAGCTTTCAAGGGTTCTGCTCCCATTAATCTTTCAGATCGTCTCAACCAAGTGCTGCGGTGGGCTTTGGGTTCAGTGGAAATTCTTTTCAGTCGCCATTGCCCTATTTGGTATGGATATGAAGGAAGACTAAAATTTCTGGAGAGATTTGCATATATCAACACTACAATCTATCCTATTACCTCTATTCCTCTTCTTGCATATTGTACTTTACCGGCAGTATGCCTCCTGACTGGAAAGTTCATTATTCCGCAG ATTAGCACTTTTGCGAGTATTTGGTTCATTgcccttttcctttctatttttgCAACTGGTATACTCGAAATGCGCTGGAGTGGTGTAGGGATAGAAGAATGGTGGAGAAATGAACAGTTCTGGGTCATTGGAGGTGTGTCGGCACATCTCTTTGCTGTGTTTCAGGGGTTGCTGAAGGTGCTTGCTGGAATAGATACCAACTTCACTGTTACTTCAAAGGCTTCGGATGAAGATGGTGATTTTGCCGAGCTCTACATGTTCAAGTGGACCACCCTTCTGATTCCTCCAACGACCCTTCTCATAATCAACCTTGTTGGTGTTGTCGCTGGTATATCCTATGCAATCAATAGCGGCTACCAGTCATGGGGTCCGCTTTTTGGGAAGCTTTTCTTTGCATTTTGGGTGATTGTTCACCTCTACCCCTTCCTCAAGGGTTTGATGGGGCGGCAAAACCGTACACCAACAATTGTCATCGTTTGGTCTGTTCTCCTTGCATCCATTTTCTCCCTGCTGTGGGTTCGGATTGACCCATTCACAACCAGGGTGACAGGGCCAAACACACAACAATGTGGAATAAACTGCTAG